A genomic region of Catalinimonas niigatensis contains the following coding sequences:
- a CDS encoding amylo-alpha-1,6-glucosidase, giving the protein MSEDELRERVKKVMYENMISGYAEAVDVHFHYTKPSPGTYPFQFFWDTCLHVFILTALGEHDMAKKHLVSLFALQEEDGFVGHMIYWNRALPGRLTDIFQSKPGLGAKLFQTHMSALVQPPLAAQAALRIYKASGDREFLQQILPRLKKYYRWLARNRDFQGDGLISIISSFESGMDWKPTFDGVVGFPEKQADWRLFWRVVAVDIRNFWYNYDLKKIYKKGYFMVKDAGFNAIYAQNLQAMAKICEELNDPDAREFQSLAERVIQSMIYILYDESSAAFLDVYGKDNTRINVLTPTIFFPVVIKDMPDEICQKVIRTHFLNKEEFDVPFPMPSVAKNHPSFNADKSLYIWRGPTWILYNWFMHQFLIEKGFAKEASRLVQSIRQLIQKSGFREYYDPFTGEGHGAHDFTWAGLVVDMINMEKKTAS; this is encoded by the coding sequence ATGAGTGAAGATGAACTCCGTGAGCGGGTAAAGAAGGTGATGTATGAGAACATGATCTCAGGATATGCTGAAGCGGTGGATGTTCATTTTCACTATACCAAACCTTCTCCGGGTACTTATCCCTTTCAGTTTTTCTGGGATACCTGCCTGCATGTTTTTATCCTTACGGCGCTGGGAGAGCATGATATGGCGAAAAAGCATCTTGTGAGCTTGTTTGCCTTGCAGGAGGAAGATGGCTTTGTCGGGCATATGATCTACTGGAACAGAGCTTTGCCCGGAAGGTTAACAGATATCTTTCAGTCAAAGCCAGGCTTGGGGGCAAAGCTGTTTCAAACCCATATGAGTGCGTTGGTTCAGCCACCTCTAGCGGCGCAGGCTGCCTTGCGGATTTATAAAGCCAGCGGTGATCGGGAATTTTTGCAGCAGATACTGCCCAGGCTCAAGAAATACTATCGCTGGCTAGCCCGCAACCGAGATTTTCAGGGAGACGGCCTCATTTCCATCATTTCCAGTTTTGAATCAGGCATGGACTGGAAGCCGACTTTTGATGGGGTGGTTGGCTTTCCGGAAAAGCAAGCAGATTGGCGATTGTTCTGGAGAGTAGTGGCGGTAGATATCCGGAATTTCTGGTACAATTATGACCTGAAGAAGATTTATAAAAAGGGCTACTTCATGGTTAAAGATGCAGGTTTCAATGCCATCTATGCACAGAACCTGCAAGCTATGGCCAAAATCTGTGAAGAGCTCAATGATCCGGATGCCAGAGAATTTCAATCGCTGGCAGAACGGGTGATCCAAAGTATGATATATATCTTGTACGATGAATCGTCAGCGGCTTTTCTGGATGTTTATGGGAAAGATAACACCCGGATAAATGTGCTGACGCCTACCATCTTTTTCCCAGTAGTCATCAAAGATATGCCTGATGAAATCTGTCAGAAAGTAATCCGGACTCATTTTTTAAACAAAGAAGAGTTTGATGTACCTTTTCCTATGCCTTCGGTGGCCAAAAACCACCCCTCATTTAATGCAGATAAGTCGCTCTATATCTGGAGAGGTCCTACCTGGATTTTGTACAACTGGTTTATGCATCAGTTCCTGATAGAAAAAGGCTTTGCCAAAGAAGCCAGTCGTTTGGTACAAAGTATCAGACAGCTCATTCAGAAAAGTGGGTTCAGAGAATACTACGACCCCTTTACCGGAGAAGGGCACGGAGCACACGACTTTACCTGGGCTGGCCTGGTGGTGGATATGATCAATATGGAAAAAAAGACTGCTTCATGA
- a CDS encoding copper-translocating P-type ATPase, translating to MENHHKHDHSLRKDHHSYAKEDTKEKSEEVKTELAETTVHAHDEAHRHTDHTMDEDHTHGGHHDHHAMMIEDFKKRFWISLVLAIPVLALSEMIQQWLGFEIDFEGRGYILFGLSSIIYFYGGWPFLKGLVDELKTNGPGMMTLIAVAITVAYVYSSAVVFGLEGMDFFWELATLIVVMLLGHWIEMKSVMGASRALELLVQMMPAEAHLVHGDHIMDVKVEELKKNDIILIKAHEKIPADGTVQEGESYLDESMLTGESRPVKKSKGDQVIGGSVNGNQSIRVKVVKTGKESYLNKVISLVEEAQKAKSKTQGLANTAAKWLTYIAIGAGIITLAVWLMLGREFDFALERMVTVMVISCPHALGLAIPLVVAISTAVSAQKGLLIRNRTAFENSRKITALVFDKTGTLTEGKFGVSRFESLTNDLSNEELLAYAASLEQQSEHPIAQGIVRAAKEKELSFKKVEHFESLTAKGIQGEMDGVLWKVVSPGYLKENHLDIPAEAQSDAAETVVFVIQNEQLVGFIALADKIREESSQAIELLKSKDMKIFMATGDNEKTAKAVSEKLGLDGYYSEVLPHQKVEIIKELQGKGHFVAMTGDGVNDAPALAQANVGIAVGSGTDVAAETADIILVNSNPKDIASLILFGRATYRKMIQNLVWATGYNAIALPLATGFIPGLMISPAIGAVFMSLSTVIVAVNAQLLRRSAQQT from the coding sequence ATGGAAAATCATCATAAACACGATCATTCCTTAAGAAAAGATCATCATAGTTACGCAAAAGAAGATACAAAAGAAAAATCTGAGGAAGTAAAAACAGAATTAGCAGAAACTACTGTGCATGCCCATGATGAAGCACACAGGCATACAGATCATACCATGGATGAAGATCATACTCATGGAGGGCACCATGATCATCATGCCATGATGATTGAAGACTTTAAAAAGCGCTTCTGGATATCGCTAGTTCTGGCCATTCCGGTACTGGCTCTATCTGAGATGATTCAGCAGTGGCTTGGCTTTGAAATTGATTTTGAGGGAAGGGGATATATACTCTTTGGGCTTTCCTCCATCATTTACTTTTATGGAGGCTGGCCATTTCTGAAAGGTCTGGTAGATGAATTAAAAACCAATGGTCCGGGTATGATGACCCTAATCGCTGTGGCTATTACAGTAGCGTATGTGTACAGTTCAGCAGTAGTCTTTGGTTTAGAGGGTATGGATTTCTTCTGGGAGTTGGCTACTTTGATTGTGGTGATGCTGCTGGGGCATTGGATTGAGATGAAATCAGTGATGGGCGCTTCCAGGGCACTTGAACTGCTGGTACAGATGATGCCAGCGGAGGCACATCTGGTACATGGAGATCATATCATGGATGTCAAAGTAGAAGAACTTAAGAAGAACGATATCATCCTGATCAAAGCCCATGAAAAAATACCTGCTGATGGTACGGTACAAGAAGGAGAAAGCTACCTGGACGAAAGCATGCTGACTGGCGAAAGCCGCCCTGTGAAAAAATCTAAGGGTGACCAGGTGATTGGAGGCTCGGTGAATGGCAATCAGTCTATCAGAGTAAAAGTTGTCAAGACAGGTAAAGAAAGTTATCTCAACAAGGTCATCTCTTTGGTAGAAGAGGCACAAAAAGCTAAATCCAAAACACAGGGACTGGCTAATACTGCTGCCAAGTGGCTTACTTATATAGCCATTGGTGCTGGAATCATTACCCTTGCAGTCTGGCTAATGCTGGGCAGGGAGTTTGATTTTGCCCTGGAGCGTATGGTCACTGTGATGGTGATCTCTTGTCCCCATGCACTGGGCCTGGCAATACCATTGGTCGTGGCAATATCTACAGCTGTATCTGCCCAAAAGGGCTTGCTGATCAGGAACAGAACTGCTTTTGAAAACTCCCGCAAAATCACGGCTTTGGTGTTTGATAAGACGGGCACTTTGACAGAAGGGAAGTTTGGTGTATCCCGCTTTGAGAGCCTGACTAATGATTTATCTAATGAAGAACTTTTAGCTTATGCAGCTTCTTTAGAACAGCAGTCAGAGCATCCCATTGCACAAGGGATTGTACGAGCTGCTAAAGAGAAAGAACTTAGCTTTAAGAAAGTTGAACACTTTGAATCCCTGACTGCCAAAGGAATACAAGGTGAGATGGATGGAGTGCTATGGAAGGTGGTAAGCCCTGGCTATTTGAAGGAAAATCATTTAGATATACCTGCTGAAGCTCAATCAGATGCTGCAGAAACAGTAGTGTTTGTCATTCAAAATGAGCAACTGGTAGGTTTCATAGCCCTTGCTGACAAGATCAGAGAAGAAAGCTCACAGGCCATAGAATTGCTCAAGTCAAAAGATATGAAGATCTTTATGGCTACCGGAGACAATGAAAAAACAGCCAAAGCGGTGAGTGAAAAGCTGGGGCTGGATGGTTACTATAGTGAGGTGCTGCCTCATCAGAAAGTAGAGATCATCAAAGAATTGCAAGGCAAAGGGCATTTTGTAGCCATGACAGGAGATGGTGTGAATGACGCTCCTGCTTTGGCCCAGGCCAATGTGGGTATTGCTGTAGGCTCAGGTACAGACGTAGCTGCCGAAACAGCAGATATCATCCTGGTCAACAGCAATCCTAAAGACATAGCCAGTCTAATTCTTTTCGGCAGAGCTACCTATCGTAAAATGATTCAGAACCTGGTTTGGGCTACTGGATATAATGCAATTGCCCTACCTTTGGCAACTGGTTTTATTCCAGGCTTGATGATAAGCCCCGCCATAGGCGCTGTATTTATGAGTCTAAGTACCGTTATTGTAGCTGTGAATGCACAGTTGCTAAGAAGATCAGCGCAGCAGACGTAG
- a CDS encoding MSCRAMM family protein, translated as MKKNYLSLFLVLLIGSWGCQKDEDVETTGIVRGMVTKGNTSIALDDVKIIVFESNSNTPVQSLTTAADGTYTTELEPGSYYVRLYRNGYEQVPPRNISAVPFTISLGEELENPIEMFNSDVEQGGYILGKVSEAGKEVAGVLIVGEKDGKGYSTVSDAQGNFFLYNLPAGNFQLKAWIGGYESEQKAVNVSAATESQQNILLTQGATGTVSGTISFLASTAVEVDVALTHPLTHEPIPGLKASTTANYSIQNVPAGTFLARATYRNDERVVDPDWIVKFGEPLVEVAGGQVNRDFSLTNALKVMSPTNLPSNTIPSEITSLTPSFSWESYASASDYVVEVSDASGNVIWGGIDRSQSIPVKKVIIPSSQTRVDFNYDGTATKSLEPGKVYRWRVFVSKDDKQSTSGWRLISVSEDQLGLIKVAR; from the coding sequence ATGAAGAAGAACTACTTGTCATTGTTTTTGGTACTATTGATAGGCAGCTGGGGCTGTCAGAAAGATGAAGATGTAGAGACTACAGGAATCGTAAGAGGAATGGTCACTAAAGGAAATACTTCCATTGCACTGGATGATGTAAAAATCATTGTTTTTGAATCCAACAGTAATACCCCTGTACAATCTTTAACCACTGCTGCTGATGGCACTTACACGACTGAACTGGAACCAGGTAGTTACTATGTAAGACTTTACCGGAATGGATATGAGCAGGTACCTCCCCGCAATATCTCTGCTGTTCCTTTCACCATTTCTTTAGGAGAGGAGCTTGAAAATCCGATAGAGATGTTCAACAGTGATGTTGAGCAAGGAGGTTACATTCTTGGAAAGGTAAGTGAAGCAGGAAAGGAAGTAGCTGGTGTACTTATCGTTGGAGAAAAGGATGGCAAAGGATACTCAACCGTATCAGATGCTCAAGGCAACTTCTTTTTATACAACCTTCCGGCAGGAAATTTTCAACTCAAAGCCTGGATAGGTGGATATGAGTCAGAACAAAAAGCAGTGAATGTATCAGCTGCTACAGAAAGTCAGCAAAACATACTGCTCACTCAAGGAGCCACAGGTACTGTCTCTGGTACCATCTCCTTTTTGGCATCTACAGCAGTAGAAGTGGATGTGGCGCTTACGCATCCTCTTACCCATGAGCCTATACCAGGATTGAAGGCCAGCACAACAGCCAATTATAGTATTCAAAATGTACCTGCTGGTACTTTCTTGGCACGTGCCACTTACAGAAATGATGAGCGTGTAGTAGATCCTGACTGGATTGTAAAGTTTGGAGAGCCTCTCGTTGAGGTAGCTGGAGGACAAGTCAACAGAGACTTTAGTCTTACTAATGCCTTGAAAGTAATGAGCCCTACCAATCTGCCTTCTAATACCATACCCAGTGAAATTACTTCGCTTACCCCCAGTTTCTCCTGGGAGTCATATGCAAGTGCAAGTGACTATGTTGTTGAAGTAAGTGATGCCAGTGGCAATGTTATCTGGGGAGGTATTGACAGAAGTCAATCAATACCTGTCAAGAAAGTTATTATTCCCTCAAGCCAAACCAGGGTGGATTTCAATTATGATGGTACAGCTACCAAGTCTTTGGAACCTGGTAAGGTATACCGCTGGAGGGTGTTTGTGAGCAAGGATGACAAACAGTCTACTTCCGGTTGGCGACTGATTTCTGTTAGTGAGGATCAGTTGGGACTCATCAAGGTAGCCAGATAA
- a CDS encoding TFIIB-type zinc ribbon-containing protein yields MKCPSCNETLLMSEKKGIEIDYCPNCRGIWLDRGELEKIIERSADHYSKRENYEADYKRYGYDKYKDDSHRKHHHKKKESFLGDLFDF; encoded by the coding sequence ATGAAATGCCCCTCCTGTAATGAGACGCTGTTAATGAGTGAAAAAAAAGGAATTGAAATTGATTACTGCCCCAACTGCCGTGGTATTTGGCTTGACCGAGGAGAGTTAGAGAAAATCATAGAGCGTTCGGCTGACCATTACTCTAAAAGAGAAAATTATGAAGCGGATTACAAACGTTATGGCTACGATAAGTACAAGGATGATTCTCATAGGAAGCACCATCACAAAAAAAAGGAATCATTTTTAGGGGATCTCTTTGATTTTTAG
- a CDS encoding glycosyltransferase codes for MANITLLIPFYNEGKRILKVLDQMIQIPEIDQIICVDDGSTDNIYEIIQENYEVNVIRSFQNRGKSAAVKLGMNHVENDWVFLSDADLCQIKVEEFRLACHYIKHEMIDGIDMIVFRRMKAPWFVKYDRGDILFSGERILKSSELRVILNNKVEHYQLEIAINQWMLDHDKHVCWLPSSVTNTYKFQKLGLYEGLTKEFRMWYNLVNYIGVKNYLRQIRKFATTTIPSSINGSLLSAEEEYITNK; via the coding sequence ATGGCAAATATAACATTGCTTATTCCATTTTATAACGAAGGGAAAAGAATACTAAAGGTCTTAGACCAAATGATTCAAATCCCGGAAATTGATCAAATTATTTGTGTGGATGATGGCTCAACCGATAACATATATGAGATAATCCAGGAAAATTATGAAGTGAATGTGATTAGATCATTTCAAAATAGGGGAAAATCTGCAGCCGTCAAATTGGGGATGAACCATGTAGAAAATGATTGGGTGTTTTTAAGTGATGCAGACCTTTGCCAAATCAAAGTTGAAGAATTCCGCCTGGCCTGTCACTACATTAAACATGAGATGATAGATGGGATAGATATGATTGTATTCAGAAGGATGAAAGCCCCCTGGTTTGTAAAATATGACAGAGGAGATATTCTTTTTTCTGGAGAGAGGATATTGAAGTCCAGTGAACTGAGGGTGATTCTAAACAACAAAGTAGAGCATTATCAATTGGAGATAGCAATTAATCAATGGATGTTAGATCATGACAAGCATGTGTGTTGGCTGCCTAGTTCTGTGACTAATACGTACAAGTTTCAGAAACTTGGACTATATGAGGGACTAACTAAAGAATTTAGAATGTGGTACAATCTGGTGAACTATATAGGTGTGAAAAACTATCTTCGTCAGATTAGAAAATTTGCTACTACAACTATACCTTCATCAATAAACGGAAGTTTACTGTCTGCAGAGGAAGAATATATAACAAACAAGTGA
- a CDS encoding carboxypeptidase-like regulatory domain-containing protein, whose product MKNTLSKATIFFCLLSIAACEQDNEPEPTQDEEGYVQGIVKDTQGKPIEGAHIVIDNTLIYDSNLTVATDEQGVYKIKLPGHFTWMAYAQLQQPYHGETFVLDLNPDNAQGFTSQGAIRNFEWKLNGKRPGGPSTGYYGGLITFDAYPGIWDVDNKAIEFILTPVGPLIDGTLGQVLKLSAADGYQLLDIPIGRYSITASYQGVALKLRQWNTDHVFSSVLEIDFQSQVEAHCYNCVKLEYNK is encoded by the coding sequence ATGAAAAACACATTATCTAAGGCAACGATTTTCTTTTGTCTGCTATCTATTGCAGCCTGTGAACAAGACAATGAACCTGAACCTACCCAAGATGAAGAGGGATACGTGCAGGGTATCGTAAAAGATACGCAAGGCAAACCCATAGAAGGAGCCCATATTGTTATTGATAATACATTGATCTATGATTCCAACTTGACGGTAGCTACCGATGAGCAGGGGGTATACAAAATCAAGTTACCTGGACACTTTACGTGGATGGCCTATGCTCAGCTCCAACAACCTTATCATGGAGAAACTTTTGTGCTGGATCTGAATCCTGACAATGCACAAGGATTTACTTCACAGGGCGCCATCCGTAATTTTGAATGGAAGCTAAACGGGAAAAGACCAGGAGGACCTTCTACAGGTTATTACGGAGGACTGATTACCTTTGATGCATACCCAGGCATATGGGACGTGGATAATAAGGCTATTGAATTTATACTAACTCCTGTAGGCCCTCTCATAGACGGCACATTAGGACAGGTGTTGAAGTTGAGTGCTGCTGATGGTTATCAACTGCTAGATATTCCTATTGGCAGATACAGCATTACAGCCTCTTATCAGGGAGTAGCTTTAAAACTGCGACAGTGGAATACGGATCATGTCTTTTCTTCTGTTTTAGAAATAGATTTTCAGTCACAAGTTGAGGCGCACTGTTACAATTGTGTAAAGTTAGAGTATAACAAATAA